The genomic DNA CGCGATGTCGATCCGCAATCGCACACCCCCGCCTACAAGAATGTTTCGATTACCCTCGATCAAGCTTTGTAGTTGAGGATGTGGAGTTGGAGGACGCGCGGCAGCCATGACGGCTGGGCGAAGATCGGAGCGATGGATCACTGGGTCGCTTGCCTTGCCACTGCCATCTGGCTTGATCGATGGCGCGACCTAGATAATCTCGTGAGTCACAAGTTCTCATGAATCATGGGGCTGGATAGCATATAATTTATTGAATAATAATTGTTTTTCTTATATAGCAATAACTTGTCGAACAGTTGAATTTGAACGACTTCAACAAGTTATTAAAACTTATGACTCACGAGTTAATATTATCATCGCACTTTCAATAATCGCGGAGGTAGTCCTGCAGATTGTAGTGAACCCTTATGCAGTCACGACCGATAGAGAATTGTTATAATGATGGATAAAATACCAAATAGCTCCAATGTGGTTTTCCAGTGTCTTCGAAAAAGAGAGCGTCTTTCTAACGAGACGAGAAATTCTTTGTCTTAAAGTACCATTGAATCTTTCAATTTTGTAAGTCCGACCCCTTTCTTTGCCTACGGCTTTGTGACGTTTGGTTGGGAATATCACCTCATACGCTTCCCAAAAATCGGTATAAGCGACGGCGCATTGGCGATAAACCGGCGGTAGGGAGTCCCACAGTCCTTGAGCGCCTTTTTGGCTTCGATTACCGACAAAAACGCCGACGATCTCGCTTGTGCCTTGATCAATCGCTAACCAAACCCATTGTTTGTTATTCTTATTTCCTACAAAAGACCCCAGTTCGTCACATTGAATCACGAGCCGACCTTTGGGCTTTTTTTAACAGCGACTTGCTGAGGGACTCCTTGATATTTTCGATTGACATCGCCTTGTAGCCAACGTTCTGAAACCCCAACGACCCGTGCAATACCGGCAATAGGAATTCGT from Gammaproteobacteria bacterium includes the following:
- a CDS encoding IS1 family transposase (programmed frameshift); translation: MICPNCHSVNVVKNGSIHNGKPTFSCKDCSRQFVENPENRISQDKKDLIDKLLLERIPIAGIARVVGVSERWLQGDVNRKYQGVPQQVAVKKKPKGRLVIQCDELGSFVGNKNNKQWVWLAIDQGTSEIVGVFVGNRSQKGAQGLWDSLPPVYRQCAVAYTDFWEAYEVIFPTKRHKAVGKERGRTYKIERFNGTLRQRISRLVRKTLSFSKTLENHIGAIWYFIHHYNNSLSVVTA